A genomic segment from Corylus avellana chromosome ca5, CavTom2PMs-1.0 encodes:
- the LOC132182898 gene encoding 36.4 kDa proline-rich protein has protein sequence MRKHALSNLLFLLNLATLLITSFASANCPPPSRPLPPHGGHPPHVRPPTPVKPPHPPHISPPKPPIVKPPIVHPSPPYVPNPPVVPSPRPPQSPPVVPSPTPPAGGTCSIDTLKLGACVDVLGGLVHVGIGSSAKDACCPVLQGLVDLDAAICLCTTIKVKLLNINIILPIALQLLVDCGKTPPEGFKCPA, from the coding sequence atgAGGAAGCATGCTCTCTCTAATCTCTTATTCCTACTAAACTTGGCCACTTTGCTCATCACTTCTTTTGCTTCAGCCAACTGCCCTCCTCCCTCTCGTCCTTTGCCACCCCACGGTGGCCATCCCCCACATGTTAGGCCACCCACTCCTGTGAAACCACCCCATCCGCCTCATATTTCTCCACCCAAACCACCAATTGTGAAACCTCCCATTGTACACCCATCACCACCTTATGTGCCCAACCCACCAGTCGTGCCGTCACCTAGACCTCCACAGTCACCGCCTGTCGTGCCATCACCAACTCCACCGGCAGGAGGCACGTGCTCCATTGACACTCTCAAGCTAGGTGCGTGTGTGGACGTGTTGGGTGGCCTTGTGCACGTAGGGATTGGCAGCAGCGCGAAGGACGCGTGCTGCCCCGTGCTGCAAGGACTGGTGGACTTGGACGCCGCCATTTGCCTTTGCACCACCATTAAGGTTAAGCTTCTGAATATCAACATCATCCTCCCAATTGCTCTTCAGCTCCTTGTTGACTGTGGCAAGACTCCGCCGGAGGGGTTCAAATGCCCCGCCTAG